One Bacillus amyloliquefaciens DSM 7 = ATCC 23350 DNA window includes the following coding sequences:
- the mtnW gene encoding 2,3-diketo-5-methylthiopentyl-1-phosphate enolase: MSEVLATYLLTDTTDSEKRAEQIAAGLTVGSWTDLPLVKQEQLRKHKGRVVKVEEKEGTPENEKQAVITIAYPEANFSRDIPAVLTTVFGKLSLDGKIKLTDLEFSEGFKRSLPGPKFGIYGIRKLLGEFERPLLMSIFKGVIGRDLRDIKEQLRQQALGGVDLIKDDEIFFENELAPFETRIIEGKQVLKETREETGHKTLYAVNLTGRTAELRDKARRAAELGADALLLNVFAYGLDVMQSLAEDGEIPLPIMAHPAVSGAFTSSPVYGLSHALLLGKLNRYCGADFSLFPSPYGSVALPKESALAIHDECVKDDVFHPSFAVPSAGIHPGMVPFLMRDFGIDHIINAGGGVHGHPNGAEGGGKAFRAIIDAVLEAQPIEEKAASCKDLQLALDKWGRVEAV; encoded by the coding sequence ATGAGCGAAGTATTGGCAACATATCTTCTGACGGACACAACAGACAGTGAAAAGCGGGCGGAACAGATTGCAGCGGGGCTGACGGTAGGTTCCTGGACAGATCTGCCCCTTGTGAAGCAGGAACAGCTCAGAAAGCATAAAGGCCGGGTCGTAAAAGTTGAGGAGAAAGAAGGAACCCCGGAAAACGAAAAACAGGCCGTCATCACCATCGCCTATCCTGAGGCGAACTTCTCAAGAGACATACCCGCCGTCCTGACGACTGTATTCGGAAAGCTGTCACTGGACGGAAAAATAAAATTGACTGATCTTGAGTTTTCCGAAGGGTTTAAACGCTCTCTTCCCGGGCCGAAGTTCGGCATATACGGCATCCGCAAACTGCTGGGCGAATTTGAAAGACCGCTTTTGATGAGCATATTTAAAGGGGTGATCGGACGGGATCTCCGTGACATTAAAGAACAGCTCAGACAGCAGGCGCTCGGCGGCGTGGATCTTATTAAAGACGACGAAATTTTCTTTGAAAATGAGCTGGCTCCGTTTGAAACCCGCATTATTGAAGGAAAACAAGTCCTGAAGGAAACCCGGGAGGAGACGGGGCATAAAACGCTGTATGCCGTGAACCTGACGGGGAGAACTGCTGAATTGCGGGATAAAGCGAGACGCGCGGCGGAGCTCGGGGCGGACGCCCTCTTGCTGAATGTGTTCGCCTACGGTTTGGATGTGATGCAAAGCCTTGCGGAAGACGGTGAAATCCCGCTTCCGATTATGGCGCATCCGGCAGTCAGCGGCGCATTCACATCATCTCCCGTTTACGGTTTATCGCATGCGCTTTTGCTCGGCAAGCTGAACCGCTATTGCGGCGCTGATTTCAGTTTATTTCCGTCACCTTACGGATCTGTTGCACTGCCGAAGGAGTCGGCGCTTGCGATTCACGATGAATGTGTAAAAGACGATGTCTTTCATCCCTCGTTTGCCGTCCCGTCAGCAGGCATTCATCCCGGCATGGTGCCGTTTTTGATGCGTGATTTCGGCATTGATCACATCATAAATGCGGGCGGAGGCGTTCACGGCCATCCGAACGGAGCAGAGGGCGGCGGCAAAGCGTTCCGCGCTATCATTGATGCGGTGCTTGAAGCCCAGCCGATTGAAGAAAAAGCCGCGTCGTGCAAAGATCTTCAGCTCGCATTAGACAAATGGGGAAGGGTGGAAGCCGTATGA
- the mtnX gene encoding 2-hydroxy-3-keto-5-methylthiopentenyl-1-phosphate phosphatase, whose translation MTRTPLIICDFDGTVTMNDNIVSMMKEFAPPEWLELKDGVLSKSLSIQEGVGRMFGLLPSSLKEELTDFILKDAKLRDGFLDFVSFVRSNDLPFYIVSGGMDFFVHPLLEGIVEKERIFCNHASFDNEYIHINWPHACDGGCTNQCGCCKPSVIRKLSDQQNFLIMIGDSVTDLEAAKLSDMCFARDYLLTECEELGLRHLPFQDFHEVKTGIENIGEVQAWLQKKNAGANLPR comes from the coding sequence ATGACCCGCACACCGCTGATTATTTGTGATTTCGACGGAACGGTTACCATGAACGACAACATTGTCAGTATGATGAAAGAATTCGCGCCTCCTGAGTGGCTTGAATTAAAAGACGGTGTTCTGTCTAAAAGCCTATCAATTCAGGAAGGAGTCGGCCGGATGTTCGGGCTGCTGCCGAGTAGCTTAAAAGAAGAGCTGACTGATTTTATCCTGAAGGATGCGAAATTAAGGGACGGCTTTTTGGATTTTGTCTCGTTTGTCCGGTCAAACGATCTCCCGTTTTATATCGTAAGCGGGGGAATGGACTTTTTTGTGCATCCGCTTTTGGAAGGCATCGTAGAAAAGGAGCGGATTTTCTGTAATCATGCATCCTTTGACAATGAATATATTCATATCAATTGGCCGCACGCCTGTGACGGCGGCTGCACGAATCAATGCGGCTGCTGCAAACCGTCAGTGATCCGAAAGCTGTCCGATCAGCAGAATTTTCTCATTATGATCGGTGATTCGGTCACGGACCTCGAGGCTGCAAAATTATCCGATATGTGCTTTGCAAGGGATTATCTTTTGACTGAATGCGAAGAACTCGGTCTTCGGCATCTGCCTTTTCAAGATTTTCATGAGGTGAAAACAGGCATCGAAAACATCGGGGAGGTGCAGGCATGGCTGCAAAAGAAGAACGCTGGCGCGAACTTGCCGAGGTAA
- a CDS encoding methylthioribulose 1-phosphate dehydratase, with protein MAAKEERWRELAEVKRELAERDWFPATSGNLSIKVSDGPLTFLVTASGKDKRKETDEDFLLVDENGRPAETGHSLKPSAETLLHTYLYKKTDAGCCLHVHTVNNNVISELYGDEKQITFQGQEIIKALGLWEENASVTVPIIDNPAHIPALAESFVRHADTESGAVLIRNHGITAWGRTAFEAKRVLEAYEFLFGCHIKLLSLRPQLVK; from the coding sequence ATGGCTGCAAAAGAAGAACGCTGGCGCGAACTTGCCGAGGTAAAGCGCGAGCTGGCTGAAAGAGACTGGTTTCCGGCAACGAGCGGAAATCTTTCCATTAAAGTATCCGACGGGCCGCTGACTTTTCTCGTTACGGCAAGCGGCAAAGACAAACGAAAAGAAACAGACGAAGATTTTCTCTTAGTCGATGAGAACGGGAGGCCCGCTGAGACCGGCCATTCCTTAAAACCCTCGGCAGAAACGCTTCTCCATACTTACTTATACAAAAAGACAGACGCGGGCTGCTGTCTGCATGTCCATACCGTTAATAATAATGTCATTTCAGAGCTCTACGGAGATGAAAAACAAATCACCTTTCAGGGGCAGGAGATTATTAAGGCGCTCGGATTGTGGGAGGAAAACGCGTCGGTGACCGTTCCGATCATTGACAATCCGGCGCACATCCCGGCATTGGCCGAAAGTTTCGTGCGCCATGCAGACACCGAATCAGGCGCGGTATTAATCCGCAATCACGGCATTACGGCATGGGGGCGGACCGCGTTTGAGGCGAAAAGGGTGCTGGAAGCCTATGAATTTTTATTCGGCTGTCACATCAAGCTTCTGTCACTTCGGCCGCAGCTCGTAAAATAA
- a CDS encoding 1,2-dihydroxy-3-keto-5-methylthiopentene dioxygenase: MATIRIHDEKNTIIENQEEVARFLDEQEVIYEQWDIEKLPPELSEKYDVTEAEKDRILAAFDKEIQDISARRGYQSQDVISLSDSTPNLDELLKNFQREHHHTDDEVRFIVSGHGIFVIQGKDGTFFDVRLNPGDLISVPENIRHYFTLQEDRRVVAIRIFVTTEGWVPIYENESVQN, encoded by the coding sequence ATGGCGACAATCAGAATTCATGATGAAAAGAATACGATCATTGAAAATCAGGAAGAAGTAGCGCGCTTTTTAGACGAACAAGAGGTAATCTATGAGCAGTGGGACATTGAAAAACTTCCGCCTGAGCTTTCGGAGAAATATGATGTAACCGAAGCTGAAAAAGATCGGATTCTCGCGGCATTTGACAAGGAGATTCAGGATATTTCAGCCCGGCGCGGCTATCAGTCTCAGGATGTCATTTCTTTATCAGACTCAACGCCGAATCTAGATGAATTATTGAAAAATTTCCAAAGAGAACATCACCACACGGATGATGAAGTCCGCTTTATTGTCAGCGGGCATGGCATCTTCGTCATTCAAGGCAAAGACGGCACTTTTTTTGACGTCCGTTTAAATCCGGGGGATTTGATTTCGGTTCCGGAGAACATCCGCCACTACTTTACGCTTCAGGAAGACCGCAGGGTCGTCGCAATCCGAATCTTCGTGACGACTGAAGGCTGGGTGCCGATTTACGAAAATGAAAGTGTGCAAAACTGA
- a CDS encoding aspartyl-phosphate phosphatase Spo0E family protein — translation MGSYSEQEKLLVSIDEKRKMMIDAANRQGFTGYDTIRHSQELDCLMNAYQQLINRERTHHQGIQGLVKKIGLFSRGDIMPAYEANK, via the coding sequence ATGGGCAGTTATTCTGAACAAGAAAAATTGCTTGTATCTATTGATGAAAAGAGAAAAATGATGATAGATGCGGCTAACAGGCAGGGGTTTACAGGGTATGACACGATCAGGCACAGCCAGGAACTGGACTGTCTGATGAACGCATATCAGCAGCTGATAAACCGTGAACGCACACATCACCAAGGAATACAGGGCCTTGTGAAGAAAATAGGCTTGTTCTCCCGCGGTGATATCATGCCTGCATATGAAGCAAACAAATGA